From Salvia splendens isolate huo1 chromosome 16, SspV2, whole genome shotgun sequence, a single genomic window includes:
- the LOC121772552 gene encoding acyl-CoA--sterol O-acyltransferase 1-like, giving the protein MVVQAIIEIMKHYAQGEITNFIKVWTLVFASLSYCFFLSKTLPTGLPRLLAITPALILNLILPLTLHTMHLGGSSAFFLAWLANFKLIMLAFGHGPLSDPSISLPKFAAFACLPIKSNSDSPKRGLKSIWNYLAKALLICLFLKLYDYTDLVHPKLTWLLYALHIYCGLEIILAVVGGIARALIGVELEPQFDEPYLSSSLQEFWGRRWNIMVSKILRPTVYKPVLDFSVPITGRRWAHFPAMFASFFVSGLMHELIFYYLGRRRPSGELTAFFVLHGVCLGAEVAVKKAVKGRWGVPRVVAAPLTIGFVLATAFWLFFPEFLRCNAVEKAFGEYAAVEAFVRDVTYALASKSMHNTTTIV; this is encoded by the coding sequence ATGGTGGTGCAAGCAATTATCGAAATCATGAAGCACTACGCACAAGGAGAGATCACAAACTTCATCAAAGTATGGACTCTCGTATTCGCCTCTCTCTCCTACTGCTTCTTCCTCTCCAAAACCCTCCCCACCGGCCTCCCCCGCCTCCTCGCCATAACCCCCGCCCTAATCCTCAACCTAATCCTCCCCCTCACCCTCCACACCATGCACCTCGGCGGCTCCTCCGCCTTCTTCCTCGCCTGGCTCGCCAACTTCAAGCTCATCATGCTCGCCTTCGGCCACGGCCCCCTCTCCGATCCATCCATCTCCCTCCCCAAATTCGCCGCCTTCGCCTGCCTCCCCATCAAATCCAACTCCGATTCCCCCAAACGCGGCCTTAAATCCATCTGGAATTACCTCGCCAAGGCTCTCCTCATTTGCCTCTTTCTGAAATTGTACGATTACACAGATCTCGTTCATCCGAAGCTGACATGGCTCCTCTACGCCCTCCATATCTACTGCGGGCTGGAGATAATCCTCGCCGTTGTCGGTGGAATTGCTAGGGCTTTGATTGGGGTGGAGCTGGAGCCGCAGTTCGACGAGCCCTATCTGTCTTCGTCGCTGCAGGAATTTTGGGGGAGGAGATGGAATATCAtggtttctaaaattttaaggCCCACTGTGTACAAGCCCGTTTTGGATTTCTCAGTGCCTATCACGGGCCGGAGGTGGGCCCATTTCCCGGCTATGTTCGCCTCTTTTTTTGTGTCGGGCCTGATGCACGAGCTGATTTTCTACTATTTGGGCCGGAGGCGGCCCAGTGGGGAGCTGACGGCGTTTTTCGTGCTGCACGGGGTGTGTTTGGGGGCGGAGGTGGCGGTGAAGAAGGCGGTGAAGGGGCGGTGGGGGGTGCCGAGGGTGGTGGCGGCCCCCCTGACGATCGGGTTCGTGCTGGCGACGGCGTTTTGGCTGTTTTTCCCGGAGTTTTTGAGGTGTAATGCGGTGGAGAAGGCGTTTGGGGAGTATGCGGCGGTGGAGGCGTTTGTGAGAGATGTTACTTATGCTTTGGCTTCCAAATCTATGCATAATACTACTACCATTGTTTAG